The window GCCGGGTCAGGCTGTTCGGGTCAGCGGCTGAGCCGCCGGAAGCGGCGCACGGCCAGCGGGGTGACCAGGAGCATGACGGCCACCGGCAGGGCCACGGCCACGAGCAGGGCGTTCTCCGCGGGCCAGGCGTCCGAGGGCAGGGACGGGTTGCCGAACAGGTCACGGGCGGCGGTGACCACCGCCGACAGCGGGTTCCACTCGGCGACCGGGGCCAGCCAGGAGGGCATGGCCTCGGACGGGACGAAGCTCGTCGAGAGCATGCTGAGCGGGAACGTCAGCGGGTAGACGATCATGCTCACGGAGTCGGCCGTGGGCAGCACCAGACCCAGCAGCACCCCGAGCCACACCAAGGCCAGCCTGAAGAGCAGCAGCACGCCGACGGCGGCCAGGGCTCCGGAGAGCCCCTCCCCGGCGCGCCAGCCCATCGCGAACCCGACCAGGAGCAGCAGGGCCACCTCCAGGCAGGCGCGCGCCATGTCCGCCAGGGCGCGGGCGCCGAGCAGGGCCGCGGGGGACATGGGCATGGACCGGAAGCGGCTCATCACGTCGCGGGCGGTGTCGCGGGCGATCCCGGAGGCGGTGCCGCCGATGCCGTAGAGCATGACCATCGCCAGCATCGCCGGGACCAGGAATTCGCGGTAGTTCTCCGTGCCCGGGGGCGCCATCACGTCACCGAACACGTAGCCGAACAGGAGCACCACCACCACCGGCATGGTGATCGCGATGGCCGGTTCGAAGGGGTCGCGGACCATGTGCCGGAAGTTGCGGCGGGTCAGCACCAGGGTGTCGGCCCCCGCCTTGCGCAGGCGCTGGGCCCGGGTGGGCCGGCGGGGCGGCAGGCTCCCGTGGGCCAGCGGGCGCGGGGCGGACGAGGGGGCGGTGGCGGCGGTCATCGGGACACCTCCTGAGGGGCTTGGCGGGCGCCGTCGTGGTCGGCGGCGGTCGTTCCGGTCAGGCCGAGGAAGACCTCGTCCAGGCTCGGGCGGCGGACGCCGATGTCCTCCACCCGCAGGCCGGAGCCGTCCAGGGCGCGCACGGCCCGGGTCAGCGCCTCCATGCGGTCCTCGGCCGGAACGCTGACGCGCTGCTCGTCGCGGTGCACGCTGGCCCGCGCGGACACGGCCGCGCCCAGGAGCCGCGCGGCGGTGTCCAGGTCGGCGGGGTCGCGCACGACCACGTCGAGGCGGTCGCCGCCCACCTGCGACTTGAGGGAGTCGGGGGTGCCCTCGGCGATGACGCGGCCGTGGTCGATGACGGCGACGGCGTCGGCGAGCTGGTCGGCCTCCTCCAGGTACTGGGTGGTGAGCAGCACGGTCGTTCCGGAGGCGGTCAGGGCGCGCACCGACTCCCAGACCTGGAGGCGGCTGCGGGGGTCCAGCCCGGTGGTGGGCTCGTCCAGGAACAGGACGCCGGGCTCCTGGATGAGGCTGACGGCCAGGTCCAGGCGGCGGCGCATCCCGCCGGAGTAACCGTCGGCGCGGCGGTCGGCGGCCCCGACGAGGTCGAAGCGCTCCAGCAGGGCACGGGCGCGCTCGTCGGCGCCCCGGGGGGTGAGGCCGTACAGGCGGCCGAACATGACGAGGTTCTCGCGCCCGGTGAGGAGTTCGTCGACCGAGGCGTACTGGCCGGTCAGGCCGATCTCGGCGCGCACGCGGTCGGCCTGGGCGAGCACGTCGTACCCGGCGACGCGGGCGTGCCCGGAGTCGGGGCGCAGCAGGGTGGCCAGGACACGCACGGCGGTGGTCTTGCCGGCGCCGTTGGGGCCGAGCAGGCCGAAGACGCTCCCGGCCCCGACGGTCAGGTCGAGGCCGTCCAGGGCGCGGGTGGCCCCGTAGCTCTTGCGCAACCCCTCGGCGCTGATGGCCGGGGTCGTGTGGGACATGGCGGTGTGCTCCATAAACTGTTTATGCCATACATGTATTGGTGTAAGTAATACACAGATCTAGGATGGTGTCAACGACGCAGTCGACGACGGGTGGGGTATGACGGCCGAGCACCAGGGGACGAGCCGGATGGAGCGCGATGTCGAGCTCCTGTGGGGACTGCGCCAGCCCGAATCGCGGAGGGGACCCAAGCCCCGGCTCAGCCGGGAGGCGGTGGTGGAGGCGGCGGTCGCCCTCGCCGACGCCGAGGGCCTGGAGGCCGTGTCCATGCAGCGGGTGGCCAAGGAGCTGGGCTACACCACGATGTCGCTGTACCGGTACGTGGACAGCAAGGAGGACATGCTCGTCCTCATGAGCGACGCGGCCATGGACGGCGATCCGCCCCCGCCGCGCGAGGACGTGGACTGGCGGACCGGCGTGGAGGAGTGGGTCCGCGGGTTGGTCGCGATGTACCGCCGCCACCCGTGGGCGGTCTACCTCTCCCTGAACGGGCCGCCCAGCGGACCCAACGGGTTGCGCTGGATGGAGTCGGGGCTGCGCGAGGTCTCCCGGTCCGGCCTGGACCTCGGCTGGTCGCTCCAGATGCTGACGATGCTGTCCGCCGTCCTGCGCGAGACGGTCCGCATCGAACTGGACATCAGCCGCGCGGCCCGGGCGGCGGGCGGCACGATGGCCGACACCGGGCGCGACTACAGCAGGGGGCTGCGCCGGGTCGTCACCGCGGAGGGGTTCCCCACCATCGACCGGCTGCTCCGGGAGGGGGTTCTGGAGGAGTCCCCGGACACCCCGCGGGAGGACGCGGGCGGACCCGCGGAGGACCTGGACTTCTCCATCCGCCGGATCCTGGACGGCATCGAGGTCTACGTGGAGCGCCAGCGCGCGCAGGAAAAGCCGGAAGGCCCCGCGGGCGCGGGGGAATGAGCGTCGGCGTCCACCCCGCCCCGGCTGCCCCGAGTCGAACGGCCCCGGGCGCGGGGGAGCGGCGGGACCGGCCACCGGGGGCGAAGGGGCCGCGAACGCGCGCGGGTGCTAGCTTCCTGTGCCGTGACAGAGCACCAGGAACAGACCAGGGCGGGCTACGACGGGGTCGTGGAGCTGTACGCGTCGATGTTCGCCGACCGGCTGGAGACGCAGCCGTTCTCGCGCAACATGATCGGTACCTTCGCCGAGCTGGTACGCGCGACGGGGAACCCGCGGGCGGCCGACGTCGGCTGCGGGCCCGGGCACCTGACGGCCATGCTGTGCGAGCTGGGGCTGGACGCCCGCGGGTTCGACCTCTCCCCGGGCATGGTCGAGCACGCCCGGCGGGCCCATTCGGCGCTGCGGTTCGACGAGGCGCGGATGGAGGCACTGCCGGTCGGGGACGGCGCGCTCGGCGGCGTGCTGGCCCACTACTCGATGATCCACACCCCGCCCGGGGAGCTGCCCGCGCTGCTCGCCGAGCAGGTGCGCGTCCTGGCGCCGGGGGGCCTGCTCCTGGCCTCGTTCTTCGCGACCGAGGGACCGGAGCCGGTCCGCTTCGACCACAGGGTGGCGCCCGCCTACAGCTGGCCGGTGGACCGGTTCGCGGAGCTGCTGACCGGGGCGGGGCTGGTGGTGTTCGCCCGGCTGCTCCACGACCCGGCCTCCGAGCGGGGCTTCCTGGACGCCCACGTGCTGGCGCGTCTGCCTTAGGGCGTCCGCCAGCAGGTGCCGGGCGTGTACCGGACGGAACCGTCGCCGGTGCGGCGCGCGTGCCTCTGACCCGCGTCCTGGCGAGGTCGGACCGTCGAACCTCGCTGTAAGTGCAAGACCGCAGTGAAAGGGGAGCGCGCCCCGGCCGCCGGGGCGCGCGCGGTACCGCAGTGCGCGGGCAGCGCGAAGCCGGCGGGGTGGGGACCCCCCTACTACCACGGTAGGCGCGCGCGGGCCGGGCCCACCAGGCCCTTCGCGCGCCTGTGGACGGCTACCGCACCACCACCAGGTGGTGCCGCGACAGCGCGGACACGACCTCCGCCGCCCGCTGGACCTCCGCGCCCGCGCGCTCGGCCAGTTCGGCCACGGTCAGCTCCCGGTGCTCGGCGAGCGCCTCCAGGACCGGTCCGACCACGGCCGGGAACCGGTACCGGCGCCCGCCCACCGTCACGGCCACCCTCTCGCCGTCGTGCGACAGCGGCGGCGGCAGGATCGGCACGAACTCCACCCGCGCGTGCGCGGGCGGCGTCCCCTCCTCCACCGGCCACGGCAGCGAGAACGAGGTCCGGCGCGGGAAGCGCGCGTCCCGCTCGGCCAGGAAGCCGTCCAGGTCCAGCTCCTCGGCCAGCTCCGCCATCCGGGCCGCCAGCGCC is drawn from Nocardiopsis dassonvillei subsp. dassonvillei DSM 43111 and contains these coding sequences:
- a CDS encoding ABC transporter permease, whose amino-acid sequence is MTAATAPSSAPRPLAHGSLPPRRPTRAQRLRKAGADTLVLTRRNFRHMVRDPFEPAIAITMPVVVVLLFGYVFGDVMAPPGTENYREFLVPAMLAMVMLYGIGGTASGIARDTARDVMSRFRSMPMSPAALLGARALADMARACLEVALLLLVGFAMGWRAGEGLSGALAAVGVLLLFRLALVWLGVLLGLVLPTADSVSMIVYPLTFPLSMLSTSFVPSEAMPSWLAPVAEWNPLSAVVTAARDLFGNPSLPSDAWPAENALLVAVALPVAVMLLVTPLAVRRFRRLSR
- a CDS encoding ATP-binding cassette domain-containing protein, which produces MSHTTPAISAEGLRKSYGATRALDGLDLTVGAGSVFGLLGPNGAGKTTAVRVLATLLRPDSGHARVAGYDVLAQADRVRAEIGLTGQYASVDELLTGRENLVMFGRLYGLTPRGADERARALLERFDLVGAADRRADGYSGGMRRRLDLAVSLIQEPGVLFLDEPTTGLDPRSRLQVWESVRALTASGTTVLLTTQYLEEADQLADAVAVIDHGRVIAEGTPDSLKSQVGGDRLDVVVRDPADLDTAARLLGAAVSARASVHRDEQRVSVPAEDRMEALTRAVRALDGSGLRVEDIGVRRPSLDEVFLGLTGTTAADHDGARQAPQEVSR
- a CDS encoding TetR/AcrR family transcriptional regulator, whose protein sequence is MTAEHQGTSRMERDVELLWGLRQPESRRGPKPRLSREAVVEAAVALADAEGLEAVSMQRVAKELGYTTMSLYRYVDSKEDMLVLMSDAAMDGDPPPPREDVDWRTGVEEWVRGLVAMYRRHPWAVYLSLNGPPSGPNGLRWMESGLREVSRSGLDLGWSLQMLTMLSAVLRETVRIELDISRAARAAGGTMADTGRDYSRGLRRVVTAEGFPTIDRLLREGVLEESPDTPREDAGGPAEDLDFSIRRILDGIEVYVERQRAQEKPEGPAGAGE
- a CDS encoding class I SAM-dependent methyltransferase translates to MTEHQEQTRAGYDGVVELYASMFADRLETQPFSRNMIGTFAELVRATGNPRAADVGCGPGHLTAMLCELGLDARGFDLSPGMVEHARRAHSALRFDEARMEALPVGDGALGGVLAHYSMIHTPPGELPALLAEQVRVLAPGGLLLASFFATEGPEPVRFDHRVAPAYSWPVDRFAELLTGAGLVVFARLLHDPASERGFLDAHVLARLP